From Xylocopilactobacillus apis, a single genomic window includes:
- a CDS encoding HAD family hydrolase gives MSNCSIFASDLDGTLLNSQSDYDRSLFKKIIDYLNSHQMKFAAATGNQYQHVRQIFSEVADKIDYVAENGAVVVVNNQIIYENFLNKMALFILVEDLLSDPYLAGAQIILSARDHAYINHVSSDSIERAGNYYHNLLVTDNLSRIASEVDIYKVALNWPDEDDISRHLEYIENNFEAIRGTSSGRSGIDIISKDISKASGLKILLESYGDTTDNLMVFGDNGNDLEMLEYAGVGVAVQNAIPIVKQTANKVLNETNDQSAVLKEIINNLIKSGASPSFFES, from the coding sequence ATGTCAAATTGTTCGATTTTTGCATCAGATTTAGACGGTACTTTATTAAACAGCCAAAGTGATTACGATCGATCGCTATTTAAAAAAATAATTGATTATTTAAATAGTCATCAGATGAAATTTGCAGCTGCTACCGGTAATCAGTATCAGCACGTAAGGCAAATATTTTCAGAAGTTGCTGATAAAATCGACTATGTTGCTGAAAACGGAGCCGTTGTTGTCGTTAATAATCAGATAATTTATGAAAACTTTTTAAATAAAATGGCTCTTTTTATTCTTGTGGAAGATTTATTAAGCGATCCTTATTTAGCAGGGGCTCAAATTATTCTTTCAGCACGTGATCATGCCTATATTAATCACGTTTCTTCTGATAGTATTGAACGAGCAGGTAACTATTATCATAATCTTTTGGTAACAGATAATTTGAGTAGAATTGCTAGTGAGGTTGACATATACAAAGTTGCTTTAAATTGGCCGGATGAAGATGATATCAGCCGTCATTTAGAATACATCGAAAATAATTTTGAAGCTATCAGAGGAACTAGTTCTGGTCGATCGGGCATTGATATAATTTCAAAAGACATCAGTAAAGCATCAGGTTTAAAAATTCTTTTAGAAAGTTATGGAGATACAACTGATAATTTAATGGTTTTCGGTGATAATGGAAATGATTTAGAAATGTTAGAATATGCGGGAGTTGGTGTTGCGGTTCAAAATGCAATTCCAATAGTAAAACAGACTGCAAATAAAGTTTTAAATGAAACTAACGATCAAAGTGCAGTTTTAAAAGAGATTATAAATAATTTAATTAAAAGTGGAGCTTCACCTTCATTTTTTGAATCATGA
- a CDS encoding sensor histidine kinase, with translation MKVIYQQIISFVTLLIITLVIISVSFIQSTKRLVYSNTWNQLEGYADVLQKNGWDRIGNFFRPNQNYILEAQDILSSQDVNFIIYNSENLPIFPSNVGAIPSISGDKWNQLLNGKTIRDPKAPKKAIPKDRQHIEQTAIYKPYFYRNKLFCVIVVTSSVQGVQKNIQNIESNLLLAIIISSAVAIVIIYLLSSFQSRRINRMRKATREISEGNYDVIIPVSKKTKDELNSLSQDFNNMTQNLKEANIEIERQEERRRQFMADAAHEMRTPLTTINGLLEGLAYDAIPEEEKGKSIDLMRKETTRLIKLVNENLDYERIRANQITLNKTSFDSTEALKNVAFQLEKKAAEAGDTIKYESAGSEEKIPVYADYDRFVEIVINIANNSIQFTKDGTITLKNERGYKETKIMISDTGIGMTEEQVKNIWDRYYKADPSRKNTKYGESGLGLSIVQQLVKLHGGEIKVESEVDKGTTFTLVFPDGEEEKND, from the coding sequence ATGAAAGTAATTTATCAGCAGATCATCTCATTTGTTACCCTATTAATTATTACTTTAGTAATAATTTCAGTTTCTTTTATTCAGTCTACTAAACGGCTGGTCTACAGTAATACTTGGAACCAGTTGGAAGGTTATGCTGATGTTTTACAAAAAAATGGCTGGGACCGGATTGGAAATTTTTTTAGGCCGAATCAAAATTATATTTTAGAAGCCCAAGATATCTTAAGCAGTCAGGATGTAAATTTTATTATTTATAATTCTGAAAATCTGCCAATATTTCCTTCTAATGTAGGAGCAATTCCTAGTATTTCAGGTGATAAGTGGAACCAGCTTTTGAATGGCAAAACAATTCGTGATCCTAAAGCCCCAAAAAAAGCAATTCCTAAAGACCGCCAGCACATTGAGCAGACCGCAATTTATAAACCTTATTTTTACCGTAATAAGCTTTTTTGCGTAATTGTAGTGACCTCATCAGTTCAAGGCGTTCAAAAAAATATTCAAAATATTGAGTCGAATTTATTACTAGCGATTATTATTTCAAGTGCAGTTGCCATTGTAATTATTTATTTGCTTTCTAGTTTTCAATCGCGCAGAATTAATCGAATGCGTAAAGCAACTAGAGAAATTTCGGAAGGTAATTATGATGTAATAATTCCAGTATCTAAAAAAACTAAAGACGAGTTGAATAGTTTAAGTCAAGACTTCAATAATATGACTCAAAATTTAAAAGAAGCAAATATTGAAATTGAAAGACAAGAAGAACGCAGAAGGCAGTTTATGGCAGATGCGGCGCACGAAATGAGAACGCCTTTAACAACGATTAACGGCTTACTTGAAGGCTTAGCTTATGATGCAATTCCAGAAGAAGAAAAAGGTAAAAGCATTGATTTAATGCGAAAAGAAACCACGCGTCTAATTAAGCTAGTTAATGAAAATCTTGATTATGAACGGATTAGAGCAAATCAAATTACCTTAAACAAAACTTCTTTTGATAGTACCGAAGCTCTTAAAAATGTTGCATTTCAATTAGAAAAAAAAGCAGCAGAAGCCGGAGATACTATCAAGTACGAATCGGCTGGAAGTGAAGAAAAAATTCCAGTCTATGCTGATTATGATCGATTTGTAGAAATAGTAATTAATATTGCTAATAATTCAATCCAGTTCACCAAAGACGGCACGATTACCCTTAAAAATGAACGAGGATACAAAGAAACCAAAATTATGATAAGTGACACTGGAATTGGGATGACTGAAGAACAAGTCAAAAACATTTGGGATCGTTATTACAAAGCAGATCCTTCTCGTAAAAATACTAAGTATGGTGAATCAGGATTGGGACTTTCAATCGTTCAGCAGCTTGTAAAATTACATGGTGGTGAAATTAAGGTTGAAAGTGAAGTTGATAAGGGAACGACTTTTACGTTAGTCTTCCCGGATGGAGAAGAAGAGAAAAATGATTAA
- a CDS encoding PFL family protein — protein sequence MDKTQILETIKMVRDEHLDIRTITMGISLLDCVSDDHQKASQRIYDKITNYAQDLVKTADDIEDEYGIPITNKRISITPVSLVAGNANSSDMITYAKAIDRAGKEVGVDFVGGFSALVQKEASKGDENLIDSLPQVLTETDILNSSINIGSTKAGINMDAVAKMGKIIKEISSKSVMGNSKLVVFANAVEDNPFMAGAFHGVSEGDSTINIGISGPGVVKRSIERLSKSASIDQVYETIKKTAYKITRLGQFIGSEAAKRLNKSFGIVDLSLAPTPARGDSVAEILEEMGLEVVGTHGTTAALMMLNDAVKKGGVMASLRVGGLSGAFIPVSEDAGMIDSAIAGVLNIDKLEAMTAVCSVGLDMIAIPGSTPSETIAAIIADEAAIGVQNNKTTAVRIIPVPNAKVGDIYKLGGLLGDAPIMPVHSEKSNVFIKRGGFIPAPIHSFKN from the coding sequence ATGGATAAAACTCAAATTCTAGAAACTATAAAAATGGTTCGTGATGAACATTTAGATATCAGAACAATCACGATGGGAATATCATTATTAGATTGTGTGAGTGACGATCATCAAAAAGCTTCCCAGCGTATTTATGATAAGATCACAAATTACGCCCAAGATTTAGTGAAAACTGCAGACGATATTGAAGATGAGTATGGAATTCCCATTACAAATAAAAGGATCAGTATTACGCCTGTTTCTTTAGTTGCTGGTAATGCTAATTCTTCAGATATGATCACTTATGCGAAGGCAATTGATAGAGCCGGTAAAGAAGTTGGTGTTGATTTTGTCGGTGGTTTTAGTGCACTTGTTCAAAAAGAAGCAAGTAAAGGAGATGAAAATTTAATTGATTCTCTCCCGCAAGTATTGACAGAAACAGATATTTTAAATTCTTCAATTAATATTGGTTCAACTAAAGCCGGGATCAACATGGATGCTGTTGCTAAAATGGGGAAAATTATTAAAGAAATCTCCTCAAAAAGTGTCATGGGTAATTCTAAATTAGTAGTTTTTGCTAACGCGGTAGAAGATAATCCTTTTATGGCGGGCGCTTTTCATGGTGTCAGCGAAGGAGATTCAACAATTAATATTGGAATTTCTGGCCCAGGAGTTGTAAAACGTTCAATTGAAAGGCTATCTAAAAGTGCATCGATTGACCAAGTATATGAAACAATTAAAAAAACAGCTTATAAAATAACCCGTTTAGGCCAATTTATTGGCAGTGAAGCCGCTAAAAGATTAAACAAATCTTTTGGTATTGTCGACCTATCGTTAGCGCCTACTCCTGCAAGGGGAGATTCAGTTGCTGAAATCTTAGAAGAAATGGGATTAGAAGTAGTTGGTACTCACGGGACAACAGCAGCTCTAATGATGCTTAACGACGCGGTGAAAAAAGGTGGGGTTATGGCAAGTTTGAGAGTTGGAGGATTATCAGGTGCTTTTATTCCAGTTTCAGAAGATGCAGGGATGATTGATTCAGCAATCGCTGGAGTTTTAAATATCGACAAATTAGAGGCAATGACTGCCGTTTGCTCAGTAGGTCTTGATATGATAGCAATCCCAGGCTCAACTCCTTCAGAAACTATTGCGGCAATTATTGCTGATGAAGCAGCAATTGGCGTTCAAAATAATAAAACCACCGCAGTAAGAATTATTCCAGTTCCAAATGCTAAAGTAGGTGACATTTACAAACTTGGTGGTCTTTTAGGAGATGCTCCCATTATGCCGGTCCACAGTGAAAAAAGTAACGTATTTATTAAACGGGGTGGTTTTATTCCAGCTCCTATCCATTCATTTAAAAATTAA
- a CDS encoding ACT domain-containing protein, whose translation MIKIVITVIGKDTPGIVAGISTKLADVKANILDISQTIMQDMFTMMMSADIQNAEVDFKELKSILTEEGKVLGVEVNVQREDIFNAMANI comes from the coding sequence ATGATTAAAATCGTTATTACAGTAATAGGCAAAGATACTCCAGGAATTGTTGCTGGAATCTCAACAAAACTAGCTGATGTAAAAGCTAATATTTTAGATATATCTCAAACGATTATGCAGGATATGTTTACGATGATGATGTCAGCTGATATTCAAAATGCTGAAGTTGATTTTAAAGAATTAAAATCAATTTTAACTGAAGAAGGAAAAGTTCTAGGAGTCGAAGTAAACGTTCAAAGAGAAGATATTTTTAATGCGATGGCGAATATATAA
- a CDS encoding response regulator transcription factor, which produces MKILMVEDNKSVSEMMSMFFKKEGWEVVFSYDGIDAVEKFNEDPTSFDIITLDLNLPGKDGMQVAQEIRDKSKTVPIIMLTARDSESDQVLGLELGADDYVTKPFSPITLIARIKALHRRSQVSEETVNEEEVKEGNPQFDIDTGRFKMNVKTREAFLDGKPIEGLTPKEFDLLHTLAKNPKQVYSREQLLQQVWDYEYFGDERTVDAHIKKLRQKIEKSGPQIIQTVWGVGYKFDDSENSSEK; this is translated from the coding sequence ATGAAAATATTAATGGTTGAAGATAACAAATCTGTTTCAGAAATGATGAGTATGTTTTTTAAAAAAGAAGGTTGGGAAGTTGTATTTTCCTACGATGGAATTGATGCAGTTGAAAAGTTTAATGAAGATCCAACTTCTTTTGATATCATAACGCTTGATCTTAACCTGCCCGGTAAAGACGGGATGCAGGTTGCTCAAGAAATAAGAGATAAGTCTAAAACGGTTCCGATAATTATGTTAACTGCACGAGATTCTGAAAGTGATCAAGTATTAGGTCTTGAATTAGGGGCAGATGATTATGTAACAAAGCCATTTTCACCAATTACTCTAATTGCTCGAATTAAGGCATTACATCGCCGCAGCCAAGTTAGTGAAGAAACGGTAAATGAAGAAGAAGTCAAAGAAGGCAATCCTCAATTTGATATTGATACGGGACGTTTTAAAATGAACGTTAAAACTCGCGAAGCATTTTTGGACGGTAAGCCAATTGAAGGATTGACTCCTAAAGAATTCGATTTATTGCATACACTTGCAAAAAATCCTAAACAAGTTTACTCAAGAGAACAGCTTTTACAGCAAGTATGGGATTATGAATATTTTGGTGATGAACGAACAGTAGATGCCCATATCAAAAAATTACGTCAAAAAATTGAAAAATCAGGACCTCAGATCATCCAAACCGTTTGGGGTGTGGGTTACAAATTTGACGATTCTGAAAACAGCAGCGAAAAATGA